From Dehalococcoidia bacterium, a single genomic window includes:
- a CDS encoding YkgJ family cysteine cluster protein, whose translation MAVNKEEVSTTCFLCGVCCTKYQIRLTFIEARRIADELGLAWEEWLERYTSQGCPGSDSFLLRRYNGACVFLEKVEGSNIARCLIQPFKPFACREWNSSLYQRACQEGLAKYWRLTVGPLGQLEGSDQDRRHFLSFLESLTLADDTAPRK comes from the coding sequence TTGGCTGTGAACAAAGAGGAAGTTTCAACAACATGCTTCCTTTGCGGCGTGTGTTGCACTAAATATCAGATCCGTTTAACCTTTATAGAAGCACGGCGGATTGCCGACGAGTTGGGCCTTGCTTGGGAAGAGTGGCTGGAAAGGTACACTAGCCAGGGATGTCCTGGGAGTGATAGCTTCCTACTCCGCCGTTACAATGGAGCGTGTGTTTTCCTTGAAAAAGTAGAAGGCAGTAACATCGCCCGTTGCCTAATTCAACCCTTCAAGCCGTTTGCTTGTAGAGAGTGGAATTCCAGCTTGTATCAACGAGCCTGCCAGGAGGGGCTGGCTAAATACTGGAGGCTCACGGTGGGCCCTTTAGGGCAACTCGAGGGTTCTGACCAGGACCGTCGACATTTCCTTTCTTTTCTAGAGTCACTAACGTTGGCAGACGACACAGCCCCCCGGAAGTAA
- the groL gene encoding chaperonin GroEL: protein MAKQIIFGEDVRRSLKKGVDVLAAAVRVTLGPKGHPVALDKKWGAPTIIDDGVTIAKEIELPDAFENMGVQLVKEAASKTNDAAGDGTTTSTLLAWAIISEGFKNIAAGAEPLNLKHGIEKATTAVVDELKRASTPVKGKEQIVQVATITAKDPEIGNLIASVMEKVGKDGVITIEESKGTKFETEFVEGMQFDRGYVSPYFVTDAARMEAVLEDPYILITDKKISSIQEILPSLERILQATKNLLIIADDVDGEALATLVVNKLRGTFNIIAVKAPGYGDRRKAMLEDIAILTGGKVISEDIGRKLDSITAEDLGRARRVEVDKDKTTVIEGKGTAKEIKDRIKQLKAQIEETESDYDREKLQERMARLAGGVAVIKVGAATETEMKEKKHRVEDALSATRAAVEEGILPGGGIGLLNALPSLDKLDASGDELTGVNIIRKAVEEPIRWIANNAGRDGAVILDTVKKGVKGAGYNAETDKFGNMVEMGIIDPTKVVRSALVNAASIAAMVLVTESLIADIPEKDKTPSMPQGGGMGGMY from the coding sequence ATGGCAAAACAGATTATTTTCGGTGAAGATGTAAGGCGTTCCCTCAAAAAGGGTGTCGACGTCCTGGCAGCCGCTGTCAGGGTGACCCTCGGCCCCAAAGGCCATCCGGTCGCCCTGGACAAGAAGTGGGGGGCTCCCACCATCATTGACGACGGCGTAACCATCGCCAAGGAGATCGAACTCCCTGATGCTTTCGAGAACATGGGCGTGCAGCTGGTCAAGGAAGCCGCTTCCAAGACCAACGATGCCGCCGGTGACGGCACCACTACTTCCACTTTACTGGCCTGGGCCATCATCAGCGAGGGCTTCAAGAATATCGCTGCCGGGGCCGAACCCCTCAACCTCAAGCACGGCATTGAGAAAGCCACCACTGCCGTAGTTGACGAGCTCAAGCGCGCGTCCACTCCTGTCAAGGGCAAGGAACAGATCGTCCAGGTAGCTACTATCACAGCCAAGGATCCCGAGATTGGCAACCTCATAGCCTCCGTCATGGAGAAGGTGGGTAAGGATGGGGTAATCACCATCGAGGAGTCCAAGGGTACCAAGTTCGAGACCGAGTTTGTCGAGGGCATGCAGTTCGACCGCGGCTATGTATCGCCCTATTTCGTCACCGATGCCGCCCGCATGGAAGCGGTCCTCGAAGACCCGTATATTTTGATCACTGATAAAAAGATTTCGTCCATCCAGGAGATACTGCCTTCGCTGGAGCGAATACTGCAGGCCACCAAGAACCTGCTTATCATCGCCGATGACGTAGATGGCGAAGCCCTGGCCACGCTGGTGGTCAACAAGCTGCGCGGCACGTTCAATATCATAGCTGTCAAGGCCCCCGGTTACGGCGACCGCCGCAAGGCTATGTTGGAAGACATCGCCATTCTTACCGGCGGCAAGGTCATCTCGGAAGATATCGGCCGCAAGCTCGATTCCATCACCGCGGAGGACCTGGGCCGCGCCCGCCGCGTAGAGGTCGACAAGGACAAGACCACTGTCATCGAGGGCAAAGGCACTGCCAAGGAAATCAAGGACCGCATCAAGCAGCTCAAGGCACAGATCGAAGAGACCGAATCGGATTACGACCGCGAGAAGCTGCAGGAGCGCATGGCGCGTCTGGCCGGCGGCGTAGCCGTCATCAAAGTAGGCGCTGCCACCGAGACGGAGATGAAAGAGAAGAAGCACCGTGTTGAGGACGCGCTATCCGCAACCCGCGCCGCAGTCGAAGAGGGCATCCTGCCCGGCGGCGGCATCGGTTTGCTCAATGCTCTGCCATCCCTGGACAAGCTTGATGCCTCGGGCGACGAGCTCACCGGAGTTAACATAATCCGTAAGGCCGTTGAAGAGCCCATCCGCTGGATTGCCAATAACGCCGGCCGCGACGGCGCCGTCATCCTTGACACCGTCAAGAAGGGTGTCAAGGGTGCCGGTTATAACGCAGAGACCGATAAGTTCGGCAACATGGTGGAAATGGGTATCATCGACCCCACCAAGGTCGTGCGCAGCGCACTGGTTAACGCCGCCAGTATCGCGGCCATGGTACTGGTGACCGAGTCACTCATCGCCGACATCCCCGAGAAAGATAAGACGCCATCCATGCCGCAAGGCGGCGGTATGGGGGGCATGTATTAG
- a CDS encoding co-chaperone GroES, with amino-acid sequence MVSKIQPLGDRVLVKPIAKEEVTKGGIVLPDTVKEKPQEGEVLAVGAGKRSEKGEHIPMEVKVGDIVLYAKYGGTEIKLDGEDLIILRESDILAKKTK; translated from the coding sequence ATGGTATCCAAGATCCAACCGCTGGGTGATCGCGTACTGGTTAAACCCATTGCCAAGGAAGAAGTGACCAAAGGCGGTATCGTCCTTCCCGACACCGTGAAGGAAAAACCCCAGGAGGGCGAGGTTCTGGCTGTGGGCGCCGGTAAGCGCTCTGAAAAGGGCGAGCATATCCCCATGGAAGTCAAGGTGGGTGATATCGTCCTTTATGCCAAGTATGGCGGCACTGAGATAAAGCTCGACGGCGAAGACCTCATTATCCTGCGCGAAAGCGACATCCTGGCCAAGAAAACCAAGTAA
- the pdxS gene encoding pyridoxal 5'-phosphate synthase lyase subunit PdxS, whose translation MQETGTWKLKIGLAQMLKGGVIMDVVNAEQAKLAEDAGACSVMALERVPSDIRAAGGVARMADLGIIENIMKSVTIPVMAKCRIGHFVEARVLEAVGVDYIDESEVLTPADEAHHVWKHNFKVPFVCGCRNLGEALRRISEGAAMIRTKGEAGTGNVVEAVRHMRTVMDDIRKLAALPDDELPAFAKEIQAPLDLVIEIHNSGKLPVVNFAAGGIATPADAALMMYLGAEGVFVGSGIFKSSNPSARAKAIVKATTHYKDASVIAEVSKNLGEAMPGLEISKIPPQELLAGRGW comes from the coding sequence ATGCAGGAAACAGGTACTTGGAAGCTTAAAATCGGTCTGGCCCAGATGCTTAAGGGCGGCGTCATCATGGACGTAGTAAACGCCGAGCAGGCCAAGCTAGCCGAGGACGCCGGAGCCTGCTCCGTCATGGCTCTGGAGCGTGTGCCTTCCGATATCCGCGCCGCTGGCGGTGTAGCCCGCATGGCCGACCTGGGCATTATCGAGAACATCATGAAGTCCGTTACCATACCCGTCATGGCCAAGTGTCGCATCGGGCATTTCGTGGAGGCCCGCGTGCTTGAGGCCGTCGGTGTGGATTATATAGACGAGTCCGAGGTTCTTACACCTGCGGATGAAGCCCACCACGTATGGAAACACAACTTCAAGGTGCCCTTCGTCTGCGGCTGCCGCAACCTGGGCGAAGCCCTGCGGCGCATCAGTGAGGGCGCAGCCATGATACGAACCAAGGGAGAAGCCGGCACCGGCAATGTAGTAGAGGCAGTGCGCCATATGCGCACCGTTATGGACGACATCCGCAAGCTGGCCGCCTTACCCGACGACGAGTTGCCCGCCTTTGCCAAAGAGATACAGGCGCCGCTCGACCTGGTTATCGAGATCCATAATTCGGGCAAGTTGCCTGTGGTCAATTTCGCTGCCGGGGGTATCGCCACTCCGGCCGACGCGGCTCTTATGATGTACCTGGGAGCCGAGGGGGTTTTCGTCGGTTCCGGCATCTTCAAATCGAGTAACCCGTCGGCCCGCGCCAAGGCCATTGTCAAGGCCACCACACACTACAAGGACGCCTCTGTCATCGCCGAGGTGTCCAAGAACCTGGGCGAGGCCATGCCAGGACTCGAAATAAGTAAGATTCCACCCCAAGAGCTTCTGGCAGGCAGGGGCTGGTAG
- a CDS encoding DUF4070 domain-containing protein yields the protein MKILLVYPWYPDTFWSFRHALRFLSKRAAFPPLGLLTVAAMLPRQWQKKLVDMNVTALTDEDLKWADYVFVSAMSIQKGSAETVIRRCNLLNVRVVAGGPLFTTGYAQFRGVDHFVLNEAEVTLPAFLKDLERGNAQHVYTSGELPEMRSSPVPLWELVDMRHYNWMSVQCSRGCPFDCDFCDVVVLNGHKPRIKEKDQLLAELEEIYNHGWRGGVFVVDDNFIGNKVKLKTTILPAITRWIEEKKHPFSFSTQSSINLSDDEELMQLMVKAGFDAVFVGIETPHDESLLECGKYHNRNRDLIASVKKIHNHGLQVQGGFIVGFDSDSIAIFKSQIEFIQKSGIVTAMVGLLSALPETRLYQRLKNENRLLKEASGDNTDCSLNFKPKMNYETLINGYREVVNTIYSPKQYYERVMTFLKDYNPKRKGTFRPRLRILKGAVISVWVLGIMDRGRKYFWRLLFSTMLKYPRSLAISMTFAVCGFHFRKVADGYNKILLTVRH from the coding sequence TTGAAAATCCTGCTGGTTTACCCATGGTATCCAGATACCTTCTGGAGTTTTAGACATGCCCTACGCTTCCTCTCAAAAAGGGCAGCTTTCCCACCCCTAGGCCTGTTAACTGTGGCGGCCATGCTCCCCCGTCAGTGGCAGAAGAAACTCGTAGATATGAATGTCACCGCACTGACCGATGAAGACCTTAAATGGGCTGATTATGTGTTTGTTAGTGCTATGTCTATACAGAAAGGGTCAGCGGAAACCGTTATCAGAAGGTGCAACCTATTAAATGTCAGGGTAGTTGCTGGCGGCCCTCTATTTACTACTGGATATGCACAATTTAGGGGCGTAGACCACTTTGTGCTTAATGAAGCCGAAGTCACGCTTCCAGCCTTTTTGAAGGATTTGGAGAGGGGGAACGCCCAACATGTTTATACCAGTGGTGAATTGCCGGAGATGAGGAGTAGCCCGGTCCCGCTGTGGGAGCTCGTGGATATGAGGCATTATAACTGGATGAGTGTTCAGTGTTCACGAGGCTGCCCTTTCGATTGTGATTTCTGCGATGTTGTCGTTCTAAACGGGCATAAGCCGCGAATAAAAGAAAAGGACCAGCTATTGGCTGAACTGGAGGAAATATACAATCATGGTTGGCGCGGTGGCGTGTTTGTGGTTGACGATAATTTCATAGGCAATAAAGTGAAATTGAAGACAACGATCCTGCCCGCTATCACTAGATGGATAGAGGAGAAAAAACATCCATTTTCGTTCTCCACCCAATCTTCCATAAATTTGTCTGATGATGAAGAATTGATGCAACTCATGGTCAAAGCGGGATTTGACGCGGTATTCGTGGGCATCGAAACCCCACATGATGAAAGTCTGTTGGAGTGCGGGAAGTATCACAACCGCAATCGCGATCTGATAGCCTCAGTCAAAAAGATTCACAACCATGGTCTGCAGGTGCAGGGAGGCTTTATCGTTGGATTTGATAGCGACTCCATTGCCATATTCAAAAGCCAGATTGAGTTCATTCAGAAAAGTGGTATCGTCACGGCGATGGTTGGTTTGCTCAGCGCACTCCCTGAAACAAGACTATACCAGCGTCTAAAAAACGAGAACCGCCTGCTAAAGGAGGCATCCGGCGACAACACCGACTGTTCTTTGAATTTCAAGCCCAAGATGAATTACGAGACTCTGATCAACGGTTACCGAGAAGTTGTCAACACTATTTACTCGCCAAAACAATATTATGAGCGAGTTATGACGTTTCTAAAGGATTATAACCCGAAACGAAAGGGTACGTTTCGACCTCGCTTGCGTATTCTGAAAGGCGCTGTTATATCTGTATGGGTTCTGGGGATAATGGATAGGGGTAGGAAATATTTCTGGAGGCTTCTTTTTTCAACCATGCTGAAATATCCTCGCTCTCTAGCTATATCAATGACGTTTGCCGTTTGCGGATTCCACTTCCGTAAGGTGGCGGATGGTTACAATAAGATCTTGCTGACGGTTCGCCATTAA
- the aroF gene encoding 3-deoxy-7-phosphoheptulonate synthase, translated as MIVEMKRKASRDEINSVVEKARSLGFEIQLNLGTDKTVVAILGSNTGQTPIDIFAILPGVESVTRIMKPYKLSSREFKTENTRIKVGAVQIGGERLVVIAGPCAVENEEQLMQTAQGVKMAGAGILRGGAFKPRTSPFSFQGMKKAGLELLKAAAERFQMPVVTEIVDTQDVELFSEYVDIIQVGSRNMQNFSLLTAVGKSKRPVVLKRGFSCTVTEWLTAADYILAEGNPDVILCERGIRTFEDSTRFSLDLSSIPVVKKYSHLPIIVDPSHAAGHFSLVPALAKGAIAAGADGLMIEVHPNPREALVDGLQSLTLSDFSRLMTQLGPLAQSVGRLV; from the coding sequence ATGATAGTAGAGATGAAGAGAAAAGCAAGCCGGGACGAAATAAACAGCGTAGTCGAAAAGGCCAGGTCGCTGGGCTTTGAGATACAGTTAAATCTGGGTACGGATAAAACAGTCGTCGCCATACTGGGAAGCAACACCGGCCAAACGCCAATCGACATATTTGCAATTCTTCCCGGCGTGGAATCCGTGACTCGCATAATGAAGCCTTACAAGCTTTCATCCCGGGAATTTAAAACTGAAAACACTCGAATTAAAGTAGGCGCTGTCCAAATCGGAGGCGAGCGGTTGGTAGTTATCGCGGGCCCTTGCGCCGTAGAAAATGAAGAACAATTGATGCAAACCGCCCAGGGTGTCAAAATGGCCGGAGCCGGTATTCTGCGGGGCGGCGCTTTCAAACCGCGAACATCGCCATTCAGCTTTCAAGGAATGAAAAAGGCCGGCCTCGAACTATTAAAAGCCGCCGCCGAGCGCTTCCAGATGCCAGTAGTAACCGAAATAGTGGATACTCAGGACGTTGAGCTGTTCTCAGAATATGTCGATATTATTCAGGTCGGTTCCAGGAACATGCAAAACTTTTCTCTGTTGACTGCCGTCGGGAAAAGCAAACGCCCGGTCGTGCTGAAGCGCGGCTTTTCCTGTACGGTGACAGAGTGGCTTACAGCAGCAGATTACATACTCGCCGAGGGAAATCCTGACGTAATCCTCTGCGAAAGAGGTATAAGGACATTTGAAGACAGCACGCGGTTTTCGTTAGACCTTTCATCCATCCCGGTAGTTAAAAAATACAGCCACTTACCCATAATTGTGGACCCCAGTCACGCAGCCGGCCATTTCTCTCTAGTGCCTGCGTTAGCCAAAGGTGCTATAGCGGCAGGGGCGGACGGCTTGATGATTGAAGTTCACCCCAATCCCAGGGAAGCGCTGGTAGATGGTTTACAATCTCTAACCTTATCGGATTTTTCACGGTTAATGACTCAACTTGGCCCGCTGGCGCAATCGGTAGGCAGGCTGGTATAG
- a CDS encoding DNA-binding response regulator: MKILVIEDDAEIIEFISIAFDIGWPGVELVSTHQGNTGLELVETEAPDAVILDLGLPDISGFDVLKQIRAFSEVPVIIVSVRGSEADIVKGLDWGADEYILKPFGQLELLARVKAVLRRTSGRDVSDCVSAGSISLNTVSSQFSCRNKSVLLTHTESLIVHSLIVNAGQVVTYPQLAEAVWGDTYPDATDALRVYIRRIRAKIEPVIEGVGRIDSRPGVGYIFDISR; this comes from the coding sequence ATGAAAATACTGGTTATTGAGGACGATGCGGAGATAATCGAGTTCATCTCCATAGCCTTCGATATAGGCTGGCCCGGAGTTGAACTGGTTAGTACACATCAGGGGAACACGGGGCTGGAACTGGTCGAAACCGAAGCGCCGGATGCGGTAATCCTCGACCTTGGCCTTCCCGATATTAGCGGTTTCGATGTTTTGAAACAGATTCGCGCCTTCTCCGAAGTACCGGTCATCATTGTAAGCGTGCGCGGAAGCGAAGCTGACATCGTCAAGGGCCTGGACTGGGGAGCCGATGAATATATCTTGAAACCGTTCGGGCAGCTTGAGTTGCTGGCGCGGGTGAAGGCAGTGTTGAGAAGGACATCTGGACGTGATGTTTCTGATTGCGTAAGCGCCGGCTCAATAAGTCTCAATACTGTATCCAGTCAATTTTCTTGCCGTAATAAATCGGTACTTCTAACCCACACCGAAAGTCTTATCGTGCACAGTCTCATTGTCAACGCTGGCCAAGTGGTAACATACCCTCAACTCGCAGAAGCGGTCTGGGGAGACACCTACCCCGATGCCACAGATGCGCTCAGGGTTTATATCCGGCGCATTCGAGCCAAGATTGAGCCGGTCATTGAAGGTGTCGGACGCATAGACTCCAGGCCCGGAGTCGGCTATATATTCGATATTTCGCGCTAG
- a CDS encoding PAS domain-containing sensor histidine kinase, with protein MKDKAKSKIAGKKAENPSRGTRARSGGTNEKAGLRAKSINSCLQSSDILDAFPFYAMLVDEHHFIIQANKAVLLKLGVHPKDIVGKYCPEVIHGTREPWYACPLEEAVEKNQVVEREALDQKSGRWIRSAIYPIRKSAGGQRVFFHMVTDITDIKQEIEQRTKTEERLTELYDVEKKLRSKLEQQIERRKEFTRALVHELKTPLTPILGASQMLLDNLKDDRLLRMARNINRGAMNLNHSVSNLVDLTRGEMGILELAIKEIDISFLLKEVVDFMMPDAEKKGQKMTLELPDALPVLRADEDRLRQVLLNLLDNAMKFTPRGGKISLRASMAENNLVIEVKDSGCGIARKDQRQLFVPYKRTGKLSSEQLSGLGLGLPLAKMLVELHHGRIHLESEKGLGTVVSLSIPLNSKSEYSKKASGKI; from the coding sequence ATGAAAGATAAGGCAAAGAGCAAAATTGCCGGGAAAAAAGCAGAAAACCCCAGCCGGGGCACAAGGGCGCGTTCCGGGGGTACCAATGAGAAGGCCGGGCTGCGTGCTAAGAGCATAAACTCCTGCCTGCAAAGTTCGGATATCCTGGACGCTTTTCCATTCTACGCCATGCTGGTAGATGAACACCATTTCATAATCCAGGCCAATAAAGCGGTACTCTTAAAGCTTGGAGTGCATCCCAAAGACATTGTCGGCAAGTATTGCCCTGAGGTAATACACGGCACCAGGGAACCCTGGTATGCCTGTCCCCTGGAAGAAGCCGTCGAGAAAAATCAAGTTGTTGAACGAGAAGCGCTCGACCAGAAATCGGGGCGCTGGATCAGGTCGGCGATTTATCCTATCAGAAAATCGGCGGGAGGCCAGCGGGTCTTCTTCCACATGGTTACCGATATTACGGACATCAAACAGGAAATAGAGCAGCGCACCAAAACAGAAGAAAGACTGACGGAGCTTTACGATGTTGAAAAGAAACTCCGCTCAAAGCTGGAGCAACAAATCGAGCGCAGGAAAGAATTCACCAGAGCTCTGGTTCACGAACTCAAGACGCCGCTGACCCCCATTTTAGGCGCCAGTCAGATGCTGCTCGATAATCTCAAAGACGATAGATTACTGCGCATGGCGCGCAACATTAATCGCGGCGCAATGAATCTCAACCATAGCGTGAGCAACCTGGTTGACCTTACCAGAGGGGAGATGGGTATACTCGAGCTGGCGATTAAAGAGATAGACATAAGCTTTTTACTCAAAGAAGTAGTGGACTTCATGATGCCCGATGCCGAGAAAAAAGGCCAGAAAATGACGCTGGAGTTGCCCGATGCGTTGCCCGTTCTCCGGGCTGATGAAGACCGTCTGAGACAGGTTCTCTTGAATCTGCTGGACAACGCCATGAAGTTCACCCCGCGAGGTGGTAAGATTAGTTTACGAGCCAGCATGGCTGAAAATAACCTGGTGATTGAAGTGAAAGACAGTGGATGTGGTATTGCCAGGAAAGACCAGCGGCAGCTATTCGTGCCGTACAAACGAACTGGAAAGCTTAGTAGCGAGCAGTTGAGCGGCCTTGGCCTGGGGCTACCTCTGGCTAAGATGCTGGTGGAGCTTCACCACGGGCGCATCCACCTGGAGAGTGAAAAAGGCCTGGGTACGGTTGTCTCCCTTTCGATTCCCCTAAATTCCAAATCTGAATATTCAAAGAAGGCTTCTGGCAAAATATGA
- a CDS encoding cation-efflux pump: protein MADIQIDKRAEREKRRVALSSVVAAIFLTGFKLTVGLMTRSLGILSEAAHSGLDLVAAGVTLFAVRASDRPADADHPYGHGKVENFSALVETLLLFITCGWIIYEAVQRLFFKSVEVEVSYWSFLVMGLSIAIDVTRSRALMKAARKHGSQALEADALHFSTDVWSSSVVIAGLIAVSIGELIKNSNPGLASWLFRADAIAALGVSGIVIYVSMRMGRRSISTLMDRAPQGINAAVEREVASLPGVVAVDRIRSRQSGPAVFVDMTLAVARTASLEESHAIASAAENVVQKLLPRSDVMVHIDPVARDSNSLVERVHSVAARKGVNVHGLHIHDVRGNMSLELHAEVPDDLSVAQAHERVTGLEKAVGQEIPELKEIVAHIEPVGDHEILTSAVQAGSDEIQHAVSNLPREIPGLKECHRISILRSGGGVSLSFHCIMDPAMPISRAHELTSRTEAKLREHFPGLGRVVIHVEPPDAG, encoded by the coding sequence ATGGCAGACATCCAGATAGACAAGCGAGCCGAGCGCGAGAAGCGCAGGGTGGCCCTTTCCTCCGTGGTGGCGGCCATATTCCTCACGGGGTTCAAGCTAACCGTGGGTCTGATGACGCGCAGCCTGGGTATACTCTCCGAGGCCGCTCACAGCGGCCTGGACCTGGTGGCCGCCGGCGTGACGCTCTTCGCTGTACGCGCCTCCGACCGCCCGGCTGACGCCGACCATCCCTACGGCCACGGCAAGGTGGAGAACTTCTCGGCCCTCGTCGAGACGCTGCTGCTTTTCATCACCTGCGGCTGGATTATCTACGAGGCGGTGCAGCGGCTTTTCTTCAAGTCGGTGGAGGTGGAGGTCAGCTACTGGAGCTTCCTCGTCATGGGGCTGTCTATCGCCATCGACGTGACGCGCTCGCGCGCCCTCATGAAGGCGGCCCGGAAGCACGGCAGCCAGGCGCTGGAAGCCGACGCTCTGCACTTTTCCACTGACGTCTGGTCTTCCTCCGTGGTCATCGCCGGACTGATAGCCGTCAGCATCGGCGAACTCATAAAGAATAGCAATCCGGGGCTGGCCTCATGGCTCTTCCGGGCGGACGCCATTGCCGCCCTGGGCGTGTCCGGCATTGTCATTTACGTTAGCATGCGTATGGGTCGCCGTAGCATCAGTACGCTGATGGACCGCGCCCCGCAGGGCATCAACGCCGCTGTCGAGCGGGAGGTGGCCTCTTTGCCCGGCGTGGTGGCTGTGGACCGCATCCGTTCGCGCCAGAGCGGGCCGGCCGTCTTTGTGGACATGACGCTGGCCGTGGCGCGCACTGCCAGCCTGGAGGAGTCTCATGCCATCGCTTCAGCCGCCGAGAATGTTGTACAGAAGTTGTTGCCGCGCTCCGATGTCATGGTGCATATCGACCCGGTGGCGCGCGACAGCAACAGCCTGGTGGAGCGCGTGCACAGCGTGGCCGCACGTAAAGGTGTCAACGTTCACGGGCTGCATATACACGACGTGCGCGGCAACATGAGCCTCGAGTTGCATGCCGAAGTGCCCGACGACCTCAGCGTGGCTCAAGCCCACGAGCGGGTGACAGGCCTCGAAAAAGCCGTCGGGCAGGAAATCCCGGAGCTCAAGGAAATAGTGGCCCATATCGAGCCGGTGGGCGACCATGAGATACTCACCTCTGCCGTGCAGGCCGGCTCGGACGAGATACAGCATGCGGTCTCCAATTTGCCCAGGGAAATCCCGGGCCTCAAGGAATGCCACCGCATCAGCATACTGCGCAGTGGCGGGGGCGTGTCGCTTTCCTTCCACTGCATCATGGACCCCGCCATGCCTATCAGCCGGGCGCACGAGCTGACCTCGCGTACCGAGGCCAAACTGCGGGAGCACTTCCCGGGGCTGGGGCGAGTGGTTATCCACGTGGAGCCGCCGGACGCGGGCTAA